The DNA sequence TCACGCTGTACTACGAGGACGGCATGGCCAAGGGCGAGCAGCTCTACAAGAACGGGCAGCCCAGCGGCACCTGGCGCACGTTTTTCCCCGGCGGCAAGCAGGTGCAGACCCAGGAAAGCTACGTGAACGGCAAGCTGGGCGGCGAAAAGCTGACGTACTACGACAACGGCGCGGTGCAAAACAAGCTGCTGTATGAAAACGGCCGGCCCGTAGGCATTGGTCGGGAGTTCTACAGCTCGGGCAAGCCCAAATCGGAAACCACGTACCTGAAAGGCGTGAAAGCCGGGGCCTTCAAGCAGCTGCGCGAAGACGGCACCACCGAAATCAGCGGGGCCTTCCGCAACAACCGCGAAACCGGCGTCTGGACCTACTTCGGGCCGGACGGCAAGGCCGTGACCAAAAAAGTAACGTTCCGCAACGGCCAGGAAGTAAAAGCCGGCAAGTAGTCCCGGTTTTGGCGGCCTAGCCCGTCTTTCCCCCGCATAAGCACCCCACCGTCAGGCGCGAAGCCCGGCGGTGGGGTTTCTTTTTTCAGGTAGTAATATTCTATAAAACAGATACTTACTACACAACTAGCAGATAACCCACAAAAATAATTCGGGCCGCAGGCAGCCCTTTCCCCATGCGCTCCATCTTATTGGGTGTGATGCAGGAGATAGTACAGGAAGGGATGGGCAAACTACAATTCGACCCCGTTTTTCCCTTGTAAATGCAAGGATTTTCACTGAAAGGAAAATAAATTTTAAAACTACCTTGCATCACATAGTACCATATGTTACCTTTGTCATGTTCTTCCACTCTGCCTAGCGGGGAGTCGCCACAAAGCCCCTCCCCCACCGACTGCCAGGCAGTGTAGTCCCGGCCTACTACCGGAGCCTGACCCTCAGCACGTTGCACCAGCAGCGGCTCTTCGGGCTTGAGCATACCCTCTTTCTGCATCGACCGGCTACTCCTCCGGAACAGATCCGCGGCTGTTTGGACGCGCCCTGGCTGGCCTTTGCCCTCATTCTCCCTTTTTCTCTTACTGCCATGAACTCCTCCTCCTTCTTCCGTTCCCTTGCTGCCTGTCTGTTTGCCGCCCTGCTGATTTCGGGCGTGCAGAGCTCCTCTTCCACCGCCCAGCACGGCACCCTGACCGGCGTACTGCGGGACGCCGACACGCACGAGCCGATTCCGGGCACCAACGTGGTGCTGCTCAGCAGCCGCGTCAACACCCTGATTCGCAGCGCCAAAACCCGCGCCGATGGTACTTTCTGCCTGAAAGACGTGCCGTTTGGCTCCTACACCCTCCGCACCACCGTGCTGGGCTACCAGCCCAACCAGCCCCAGCTGACTTTCCGGCCCCAACAGGCCAACGTGGCCCTGGGCACCCTGAGCCTGCAGCCCATGAACTCCAACATGCTGGCCTTTAACTAGCAACCAACGCTTCCCGCTTTCTTGCATGACTTCGGCGTTTGCCGGGGTGCTTTCAACCCAACTCTCACACTCTCTTGCCTTACTGCGCTATGAAAACTTCCCTGATTTCCCGCCTGAGCCTGCTGGCCGTTGCCTTTGGCCTCTCCATCACGATGGCCAACGCCCAAACTTCGGTGTACACCGAAGACGGCAAACAGCCCGGCACCGGCTACTGGTCCATCGAAACCGACCAGGCCCGCCGCGACTACAGCGTGGTGCGCTTCTACAACGCCCAGCACGAGAAAATTTACGAGGAGCGGCTCAACGACCTCTGCCTGGACCCCAGCCGGGGCACAACCGCCTGCCGCCGCACGGCCCGCATGCTCAGCAACGCCCTGGTGCAGGTGCAGCAAACCCGCAACAACTCGATGGTGACGAACGGGCTGGGTTTTCAGCGGCGCGCCCAGCGGATTTACGCTTCGCGCTAGCCAGCCCCCGACCAAGGATATACTCAGCGGGCGGCGGGAGCCGGGCCCGGCTCCTACTGCCTGCTGAGGGCCCTTGTCCTGTCTCTTTACCCCTGATTCATGGCGCAACCGGCGCCATGCCCTGCCGCCGGCGGCACGCACGTAATTGTTTTTGAGCTGCTTACCTCACCTTACAGCCGGAAACAATTATTTTTTTATCAAGGTACCTTGCGTCACATAGTACCTTCTACTATATTTGTCTTAGTAATTCGCCGCTCCCTCTTTTGCTTTGGTTTACGACCAAAGAGCCGGACCCGGGTTTCGCCACGGGCGCGTTGCAGCACCTGCGGCGGATAAGCTGACCACCATCGGCTTTTCCGTGGAGCGTGGCCCCGGGAACTGGTTGAGGAGCGTTCCTGCCCTTTGTTTTGAATGCCTGCGCAAAGGCACCCCAGCGGATCCGCGGCCGCCTGGACTGGCCAGTCTTTGCCCTGTTTTTCCACTCCCTACTTCTCTCGCCATGACCTTCTCGTCTACTTTCAACCGGGCCCTGTGGTGCCTGGGGTTGCTGCTTACGCTCTTGCCCCTGGGCTTGCAGGCCCAGACAAATGGCTCAATTTCAGGTGTTTTGCTGGATAAAACCACCAACCAGCCCCTGCCGTTTGCCAACGTGGTGGTGCTGCGGGGCCAGGATTCGACGCTGGTAAACGGGGCGCAGACCAGTGAAGCCGGGGCCTTTGCCATTGAGCAGCTGGCGGCGGGCACTTACCTGGTGCGGGCCACGGTGCTGGGCTACCAGCCCCTGCGCCAGACGGTGACGCTGACCGTCGCCGCGCCAGCGGCGCACCTGGGCTCCCTGAAGCTGCTGCCGACGGCCACGCAGCTGGCGGGCGTGACGGTGCGGGGCGAGCGGGCCGCCGTGGTCGACAACCTGGATAAGAAGGTAATCAACGTGGAAAAAGACCTTGCCAGCGTGGGCGGCACGGCCGTCAACGTGCTGCAGAACGTGCCGTCCGTGTCGGTGGACCAGAGCGGGACGGTGAGCATGCGCGGCAGCAGCAACATCACGGTGCTGATTGACGGCAAGCCTTCCGGGGCCGCCAACGGGGGCATCGGCACCCGCCTGGAGCAGATTCCGGCCAGCGCCATTGAGAAGGTGGAAGTCGTGACTAACCCCTCGGCCCGCTACGACGCGGCCGGCTCGGGGGGCGTCATCAACATTATTTTGAAAAAGCAGCGCAAGGACGGCTGGAACGGGCAGGCCGTAGCCAATCTGGGCACGGCCGAGAAGTACAACACTTCCCTGAGCCTGAACCGCCACCGGGGCAACATGAACCTGTTTGGCAGCTACAACGGCCGCGACGACCGGTACCGCAACACCAACACCATCGACCAGACGGCCCTGGTTCAGGACCAGCGCATCACGATTGACCAAACGGGCCGGGGGCTGCGCCACAACTCCTCCCACGACGCCCGCCTGGGGCTGGACTACACCCTCAGTCCCGAGCAGACCCTGACGCTTACGGCCGAGCCCCACCTGAACTCGGGCCTGAACCGCACCACCCAGCAAACGGACGTGAACGGCGAAAACCAGGAAAATAACCAGCGCGTGACCGAAAGCGTGAAAACCCTGGACGTATCGTCGGACTACAAGCGCACCTGGGCCGCCCACAAGGGCCGCGAAATGACGGCCAACCTGGGCTACACCAACCTGTGGGCCAACGTGGTGGTGGCCCAGCAGCTGACCACCAGCGCCGGCCCCGACCCCGAGTGGAAGCAGGATCTGGGCGTGCGGCTCCAGGCCGTGTACGGCCAGCTCGACTACACCCACCCCCTCGACTCGACCAGCCGCCTGGACCTGGGCTACAAAGGCCAGTGGCAAACCAACGACGGCACCGCCGACTTCCTGCTCCAGAACCTGGAGCGCCCCACCGACTACACCCGCCAGGCCGACCGCTCGGTAGCCTACACGTTTCAGGAAGACCTGCACGCCGGCTACGCTACCTACCAGCTACAGCGCGGCCAGTGGAGCTACCAGGGTGGCGTGCGGGCCGAATACACCCGCACCCAGGGTCACGTCGAAAACGGTCTGGGGGCTTTTCGCCTCAACTACCTCAACCTGTTTCCCTCGGCCTCGGTGGTGCGCACTCTGCCCGGCGACCAGCGCCTGCAGCTCAGCTACGCCCGCCGCCTGAACCGGCCCGGTTTCATGCAGCTGCTGGCCTTCCCGCTCTACAACGACCAGCGCTTCTACCGCCTCGGTACTCCCAGCCTGCGGCCCGAGTACATCAACGCCTTCGAGCTGGGCCACCAGGTGTCGATGGGCGGGGCCAGCCTGAGCTCCACGCTGTTTTACCGCCGGACCACCAGCGCCATCCAGCGCCTGCGCGAAGTAGACGAAGCCGCTACGGCCCTGAACCCGGAGGTGGGCGTCGTGACGAAGGAGTACTTCCGCAACTTCGGCCAGAACGAAACCTACGGTGCCGAGCTGAGCCTGAATCAGCCCCTGGCCAAGTGGTGGCGCCTAACGGCCAGCGGCTCTTTGTTCCGCAGCACCGTCACGGCCCTGGCCAACACCGAAGCCAGCCGCAGCAACCTCAGCGGCACGGCCCGGCTGATGAACAGCTTCACGCCCACCGCCAAGCTCGACGTGCAGGTAACGGGCACCTACCGCGCCGCCGTCATCACGCCCCAGGGCCGTTTGCTGCCCCAGGGCGGCATCGACGTGGCCCTGCGTCAGAAGCTGTTTGCCGACCGGGCCGCCCTCACGCTGCGGGTCAGCGACATTCTCAACACCCAGCGCCAGCGCATCGAAGCCTTCGGCGACAATGGCTACCGGGCCACCTACGTCAACAAGTACGAAACGCGGGTGGGCTACCTGGGCTTCAGCTGGTACTTCGGCTCGAACAAGCCCCCGAAGAAAATCGAAGCGGCCCCGCAGGGCGGTGGCGGCGGCTTCGGGGGCTAACCGGCCAGCCCAAGGCCTTTCCTTAACCGGCCGCGCCAACTGCGCCAAAAGAATAAAATAACCCTGCCGCTTCCCTGCTTTCCCCTGCTACCACCGTTCTGCTACCTGAATGAAAATCACGACCTGGCTTACCAGCCTTTGTTCCGCACTAACTCTCACGGCCGCTTCGCCGGCTCTGGCCCAAACCCCGCCCCCCGCCAAACCGGATAGCATAGACCTCTTTATCCGGGCCAGGATGCAGCAGCTGCGCATTCCGGGCCTGCAACTGGCGGTGGTGCACCACGGCAACATCGTGAAGCTGGGCCACTACGGGCTGGCCAACGTGCAGGACTCGGTGCCGGTCGACCGCACCACGCTGTTTCCCATCAACTCCATTACCAAAGCCTTCGTGGGCGTGGCCGTGATGCAGCTGGTGGAAGCCGGCAAGCTGGACGTGGCCGCACCGGTGGGCCGCTACCTGCCGGAGCTACCCGCCGCCTGGCGGGGCATCACGGTGCGGCAGCTGCTGACCCACACCTCCGGCCTGCCCGACATCCTGCCTGAGGGTGTGCAAGTAACGGCCGACGACCAGCTCACTGCTTGGAAAGCCGTGCAGGCCCAGCCCCTGGAGTCGCAGCCCGGGGAGAAATTCAGCTACAACCAAACCAACTACCTGCTGGTGGGCAAGCTCATCGACCAGCTCAGCGGCCAGCCCTTCACCCGGTTTATTGAGGACCGGCAACTGCGAGTGGCCGGCCTGCCCCGCACCACCTTTGCCGATGCCAACAGCGTGGTGCCCCACAGCACCCGGGGCTACACCTACTTCTACGCCGTGGATGGGGAGCTGCGCCGCACCGCCGAGCTGCACAATATGTTCGAGGTATTCGCGCCCATGCTGCGCACGGCGGCCGGCCTGAACTCGACGGCCGAGGAAATGGCGACCTGGGTGCTGGCCCTGCAACAAGGCAAGCTGCTGCAACCCGCCAGCCTGCCCACGCTCTGGACGCCCGGCAAGCTCACCAACGGCACCGAGCGGGGCTTCAGCAAGCAGCTCAACGGCTACGCCCTGGGCTGGCCCACCATCACGCGGCCCGAGCACCGGGCGGTGGCCCCGGTGGGCGGGGGCCGGTCGGCCGTGTTCCTGTACCCCGACGACGACCTGGCCGTGGTGGTGCTGACCAACCTGACCGGGGCCAACCCCGACCGGTTCGTGGATGAGCTGGCCAGCTTCTACGTACCCGACATGCGCCTGGCAACTGGCTTCGGGTTGCCGCCCACGCTGCGCCGCCTGCACCACGAGCTGCGCCGCCGCGGCTTCGACCACGCCCTGGCGCTGGTGCGGCAGCAGCAAAAGCAGAACCCCGGCTACCAGCTGCCCGAATCCGAGGTAAACGCCTGGGGCTACTCCCTGCTGCGCCAGCAACAGCCGCGCGAGGCCCTGGAGATCTTCAAGCTGAACGTGAGCCTCTACCCCAAAAGCGCCAACGCCTACGACAGCCTGGCTGAAACCTACCAGGAGCTGGGCAACAAAACCCTGGCCGTCAAAAATTACCAGCAGGTGCTCCGCCTCGACCCGCACAGCAAAAACGCCGCCCAGCAGCTGCAACGCCTGCACTAACTCACTGGCTGATTATACCGCATGAACCGCTTCATATCTGCTGCCCTGCTCCTGCTGCTGGCCAGCCCGTTGGCACACGCCCAAACTTCGGCCCGCACCAGCGCGCCGCTCCCGACCTACGACCAGCTACTGGAAACGGCCGCCCGGCACCTCGCGCAGAAAAACTACTGCGAGGCCACTACTACCTTCACGCAAGCCTTTGCCGACAGCACCCTGGCCGGGCCCTTCGACCTGTATGCCGGGGCCGGGGCGGCGGCCAACTGTCCCGGGCAGGAGCCACTGGCCCTGCGCTGGCTGCTGCGCCTGACCCGCCAGCCCAACCTGCCCATCACCGCCCGCGACGTGGACAATATGGCGCAGGAAGAAAGCATGCGGAGCTTGCATAAGTTTGCGGCCTGGCACAGCTTTTTGGCGGCCCTGCGGCAGACGGCTGCCCGCCGGGCGGCGGAGGCACACCGCGCCGCCACCGCGTGGCGGGCCGCAGCCCTGGGCCAGGCCCTGCCCACCCCGCCCCAAACAGGCCATTACGCGGCGGCCAAGCCAGGTTTTGCCCTTTACTACGCGCCCGTCGATACGGTGCGGGTGCCCTACCTGGTGTACGTGCCCGCCACCTACCGCCCGGACCGCCCCACGGCCCTAATCGTGTATCTGCACGGCGGCGTGAGCAGCACCACCCAGTTTCCTGCCACTCCGGAGGTGGCGCAGGAACCCATCTTTGCCGCTGCCGCCGAGCAGAACACCCTGGTACTGTACCCCTTCGGACGTCAGTCGTTTGGCTGGCTGGAGCAGCGGGCCGCCCTGGATAACGTGCGCCGCATGCTAGCCCAGGTACAGCAGCGCTACCACATCGACCGGCGCCGCGTGTACCTGGGTGGCATGTCGAATGGGGGCACAGCCGCGTTTTGGTACGCGTGCCAGTCGCCGGCGGGCTTCGCGGGCTTTTTTGCTATTGCCGCTAATCCGGTCAGTGCCCTGGGTCCGCTCAACTTCCGTCAGCTGCGCAAGGGGCCGCCGCTGTATTCGCTGCACGCCGAAGACGACCCGGTGTTTGCTTACCAGCAGGTACGGGCCATTTACACCCAGCAGCACCCCTGGGCCCGGCAGTGGCATTTCGCCTCGCGGCCCACGGGCGGCCACAGCTTTTTATACGGCCCTGATGGCCCTGCCGCCCTGCGGGCCCTGCTGGCCCAGCTGATGGGGCGCCCCGCCAACTAAGGCAGTCTGATCCGGACCTTGGGCTAAAGAAAGGGGAAAACTTCCGCCCGAGAAGTTTTCCCCTTTTCTTTACGGCTTACCAATTCCCAGCATGCCCGGCGCGGTTGCTTGCGCGCGGAAAGCGGAAAGACAATGCACGCGGCCCTGACCCTTCTGCTTCTGCTGCTCGGCGGCACCCTGGTGCCCGTCAACCGGCAGTTTCGGCCGACGCCCGACGGTATTGCCGTATTTGTGGTGTCCAATGGGGTGCATACCGACCTGGTTTTGCCCCTGCGCGAGGACCGCACCGGCACCGACTGGCTGAGCCAGCTGCAGCAGCCGGCCCTGGCCGCGCGCTTTGGCGGCTACCAGTACGTGGGCTTCGGCTGGGGCAGTGAGCGGTTTTACCTGGAGTCGTACGGCGGCAAGCTGCCCGGCGCCACCACCATGCTGCGCGCCCTGGCGCCGGGCCGCACGCTGATGCACGTCGACTTTTACCGGCAGCCGCCGCGGCCCGGCCGGCACGTGGCCGCCCTGCGCATTTCGCCAGCCCAGTATCAGCGCCTGGCCGCCCAGGTCGCCCTGTACTTCGCCCCCGACAGCAGCGGCCCCACCGTGCTGCGCAATGCGGCCGGCTACACTCCCGACGACTTTTTCTTCCGGGGCCGGGGCCGCTACCACGCCCTGCGCACCTGCAACGACTGGACCAACGGCACCCTGCGCCGGGCTGGCCTGCGGGCAGCCCTGAAGGCGCCGCTGGCCGGCTCGGTGCTGTACCAGGTGCGCAGGGCCACCCGCGAGCCGGCGGAAGCTCAGCCGTAGCCTGCTTTTCTTCCCATCAGCCCATATTTCCTTGCTAAATGCCAAGTCGGGAGCGGAAAGGGGCGCGTATGAAGGAAGCGGCAACCGTTGCGGCTGCTGGTCCCTTCTTACGCGCCCC is a window from the Hymenobacter aquaticus genome containing:
- a CDS encoding carboxypeptidase regulatory-like domain-containing protein, producing MNSSSFFRSLAACLFAALLISGVQSSSSTAQHGTLTGVLRDADTHEPIPGTNVVLLSSRVNTLIRSAKTRADGTFCLKDVPFGSYTLRTTVLGYQPNQPQLTFRPQQANVALGTLSLQPMNSNMLAFN
- a CDS encoding outer membrane beta-barrel family protein, with protein sequence MTFSSTFNRALWCLGLLLTLLPLGLQAQTNGSISGVLLDKTTNQPLPFANVVVLRGQDSTLVNGAQTSEAGAFAIEQLAAGTYLVRATVLGYQPLRQTVTLTVAAPAAHLGSLKLLPTATQLAGVTVRGERAAVVDNLDKKVINVEKDLASVGGTAVNVLQNVPSVSVDQSGTVSMRGSSNITVLIDGKPSGAANGGIGTRLEQIPASAIEKVEVVTNPSARYDAAGSGGVINIILKKQRKDGWNGQAVANLGTAEKYNTSLSLNRHRGNMNLFGSYNGRDDRYRNTNTIDQTALVQDQRITIDQTGRGLRHNSSHDARLGLDYTLSPEQTLTLTAEPHLNSGLNRTTQQTDVNGENQENNQRVTESVKTLDVSSDYKRTWAAHKGREMTANLGYTNLWANVVVAQQLTTSAGPDPEWKQDLGVRLQAVYGQLDYTHPLDSTSRLDLGYKGQWQTNDGTADFLLQNLERPTDYTRQADRSVAYTFQEDLHAGYATYQLQRGQWSYQGGVRAEYTRTQGHVENGLGAFRLNYLNLFPSASVVRTLPGDQRLQLSYARRLNRPGFMQLLAFPLYNDQRFYRLGTPSLRPEYINAFELGHQVSMGGASLSSTLFYRRTTSAIQRLREVDEAATALNPEVGVVTKEYFRNFGQNETYGAELSLNQPLAKWWRLTASGSLFRSTVTALANTEASRSNLSGTARLMNSFTPTAKLDVQVTGTYRAAVITPQGRLLPQGGIDVALRQKLFADRAALTLRVSDILNTQRQRIEAFGDNGYRATYVNKYETRVGYLGFSWYFGSNKPPKKIEAAPQGGGGGFGG
- a CDS encoding serine hydrolase, encoding MDLFIRARMQQLRIPGLQLAVVHHGNIVKLGHYGLANVQDSVPVDRTTLFPINSITKAFVGVAVMQLVEAGKLDVAAPVGRYLPELPAAWRGITVRQLLTHTSGLPDILPEGVQVTADDQLTAWKAVQAQPLESQPGEKFSYNQTNYLLVGKLIDQLSGQPFTRFIEDRQLRVAGLPRTTFADANSVVPHSTRGYTYFYAVDGELRRTAELHNMFEVFAPMLRTAAGLNSTAEEMATWVLALQQGKLLQPASLPTLWTPGKLTNGTERGFSKQLNGYALGWPTITRPEHRAVAPVGGGRSAVFLYPDDDLAVVVLTNLTGANPDRFVDELASFYVPDMRLATGFGLPPTLRRLHHELRRRGFDHALALVRQQQKQNPGYQLPESEVNAWGYSLLRQQQPREALEIFKLNVSLYPKSANAYDSLAETYQELGNKTLAVKNYQQVLRLDPHSKNAAQQLQRLH
- a CDS encoding TIGR02117 family protein — protein: MHAALTLLLLLLGGTLVPVNRQFRPTPDGIAVFVVSNGVHTDLVLPLREDRTGTDWLSQLQQPALAARFGGYQYVGFGWGSERFYLESYGGKLPGATTMLRALAPGRTLMHVDFYRQPPRPGRHVAALRISPAQYQRLAAQVALYFAPDSSGPTVLRNAAGYTPDDFFFRGRGRYHALRTCNDWTNGTLRRAGLRAALKAPLAGSVLYQVRRATREPAEAQP